One part of the Sciurus carolinensis chromosome 4, mSciCar1.2, whole genome shotgun sequence genome encodes these proteins:
- the Scrg1 gene encoding LOW QUALITY PROTEIN: scrapie-responsive protein 1 (The sequence of the model RefSeq protein was modified relative to this genomic sequence to represent the inferred CDS: inserted 1 base in 1 codon; deleted 2 bases in 2 codons), with protein sequence MKFMVLVTVGITLLLGVQAMPSNRLSCYRRXLKDRNCHNLPEGVDDLTQMDVNVQDHFWDGKGCEMICYCNFSELLCCPRDIFFGPKISFVIPCNNH encoded by the exons atgaaatttatggTACTTGTCACTGTTGGGATAACTTTGCTGCTAGGAGTCCAAGCCATGCCTTCAAATCGCCTGTCTTGCTACAGAA TGCTAAAAGATCGCAACTGTCACAACCTTCCAGAAGGAGTAGATGACCTG ACACAGATGGATGTAAATGTCCAGGATCATTTCTGGGAT GGGAAGGGATGTGAGATGATCTGTTACTGCAATTTCAGTGAACTGCTCTGTTGCCCAAG agatATCTTCTTTGGACCAAAGATCTCTTTTGTAATTCCTTGCAACAATCACTGA